The following are encoded in a window of Haemorhous mexicanus isolate bHaeMex1 chromosome 7, bHaeMex1.pri, whole genome shotgun sequence genomic DNA:
- the LOC132329693 gene encoding killer cell lectin-like receptor subfamily F member 1 isoform X2: MGAAAGGAFGSIRSGGGTRSLASRRWSSVGNPAQGAISAGVKLYPRPSSQRLCQHSGCLGNQELVCSRQRDGACEQEKSESCPIPGAVNEPQHPQEGPAAGLPHFSGVQEASWHQQGDATCERAVSADVENGSCTRDGSVREPVSPQGTSAANKEDKRNLRRLLAPQVPVPPATPQCVLGCPSGWVGHNGVCYYFSRDYGTWEQAQERCSQLNASLAIAEDEEAMDLLFRLRGNGDFWLGLRRRGERLQWEDGSSYSSRVPVLGNSQCAYLADGKRFRSEFCSIERPYVCSKAQGPL, from the exons AtgggagcggcggcgggcggcgcgtTCGGCTCAATCCGCAGCGGCGGCGGCACCCGAAGCCTGGCGAGCCGGCGGTGGAGCTCGGTGGGGAATCCAGCCCAG GGTGCCATCAGCGCCGGTGTAAAGCTGTACCCGAGGCCGAGCTCCCAAAGGCTTTGCCAGCACTCCGGATGTCTCGGGAACCAGGAGCTTGTTTGTTCCAGGCAGAGAGATGGCGCCTGTGAGCAGGAGAAGAGTGAatcctgccccattcctggagctgtgaatgagccccagcatccccaggagGGACCAGCAGCCGGGCTTCCACACTTTTCTGGGGTGCAAGAAGCCTCTTGGCATCAGCAGGGGGATGCCACTTGTGAGCGTGCAGTGAGTGCAGATGTGGAGAATGGATCCTGCACCAGGGATGGAAGTGTGCGGGAGCCCGTGAGTCCCCAGGGCACATCAGCAGCCAATAAAGAAGACAAAAGGAACCTCAGAAGATTGCTGG ccccacaggtTCCAGTTCCACCTGCGACTCCACAGTGTGTTCTGGGCTGTCCCTCTGGCTGGGTCGGGCACAACGGGGTCTGCTACTACTTCTCAAGGGATTACGGCACCTGGGAGCAGGCTCAGGAACGGTGCTCCCAGCTCAATGCCTCCCTGGCCATTGCCGAGGATGAGGAGGCCATG GATTTGCTCTTCCGCCTCCGCGGGAACGGCGATTTCTGGCTCGGGCTGCGCAGACGGGGCGAGCGCCTGCAGTGGGAGGACGGCAGCAGCTACAGCTCCCG ggttCCCGTCCTCGGCAATTCCCAGTGTGCGTACCTGGCTGACGGGAAAAGATTCAGGAGTGAGTTCTGCTCCATTGAGCGGCCGTATGTCTGCAGCAAGGCCCAAGGTCCCCTGTAA
- the LOC132329693 gene encoding C-type lectin domain family 2 member D-related protein-like isoform X1, which translates to MGAAAGGAFGSIRSGGGTRSLASRRWSSVGNPAQGAISAGVKLYPRPSSQRLCQHSGCLGNQELVCSRQRDGACEQEKSESCPIPGAVNEPQHPQEGPAAGLPHFSGVQEASWHQQGDATCERAVSADVENGSCTRDGSVREPVSPQGTSAANKEDKRNLRRLLGERFRSHPVGTAALLILLLPVLVLALGVALAVLAAPQVPVPPATPQCVLGCPSGWVGHNGVCYYFSRDYGTWEQAQERCSQLNASLAIAEDEEAMDLLFRLRGNGDFWLGLRRRGERLQWEDGSSYSSRVPVLGNSQCAYLADGKRFRSEFCSIERPYVCSKAQGPL; encoded by the exons AtgggagcggcggcgggcggcgcgtTCGGCTCAATCCGCAGCGGCGGCGGCACCCGAAGCCTGGCGAGCCGGCGGTGGAGCTCGGTGGGGAATCCAGCCCAG GGTGCCATCAGCGCCGGTGTAAAGCTGTACCCGAGGCCGAGCTCCCAAAGGCTTTGCCAGCACTCCGGATGTCTCGGGAACCAGGAGCTTGTTTGTTCCAGGCAGAGAGATGGCGCCTGTGAGCAGGAGAAGAGTGAatcctgccccattcctggagctgtgaatgagccccagcatccccaggagGGACCAGCAGCCGGGCTTCCACACTTTTCTGGGGTGCAAGAAGCCTCTTGGCATCAGCAGGGGGATGCCACTTGTGAGCGTGCAGTGAGTGCAGATGTGGAGAATGGATCCTGCACCAGGGATGGAAGTGTGCGGGAGCCCGTGAGTCCCCAGGGCACATCAGCAGCCAATAAAGAAGACAAAAGGAACCTCAGAAGATTGCTGG gtgaACGGTTCAGGTCCCATCCCGTGGGCACAGCGGCGCTGCTGATTCTGCTGCTCCCGGTGCTGGTGCTGGCTTTGGGGGtggccttggctgtgctggcag ccccacaggtTCCAGTTCCACCTGCGACTCCACAGTGTGTTCTGGGCTGTCCCTCTGGCTGGGTCGGGCACAACGGGGTCTGCTACTACTTCTCAAGGGATTACGGCACCTGGGAGCAGGCTCAGGAACGGTGCTCCCAGCTCAATGCCTCCCTGGCCATTGCCGAGGATGAGGAGGCCATG GATTTGCTCTTCCGCCTCCGCGGGAACGGCGATTTCTGGCTCGGGCTGCGCAGACGGGGCGAGCGCCTGCAGTGGGAGGACGGCAGCAGCTACAGCTCCCG ggttCCCGTCCTCGGCAATTCCCAGTGTGCGTACCTGGCTGACGGGAAAAGATTCAGGAGTGAGTTCTGCTCCATTGAGCGGCCGTATGTCTGCAGCAAGGCCCAAGGTCCCCTGTAA